The Blautia pseudococcoides genome segment CCCGTCTGCGGCCTCTTTCCTGTTCGCCGGAGGGAAAGGTTACCCTTTTGGAGGTGGAACTTTTAACGGGGCGCACCCATCAGATCAGAAGCCATTTGGCCAGTATTGGGCATCCTGTTATTGGGGACATGAAATACGGCAGCAGAGAAATCAACGAAGTATACAGGAGAAAATATCAGGTATCCTCCCAGCTTCTGCATGCGTGGAGGATGGAGATGCCGTCCGTTGAGGGAGAGCTTAATTACCTGTCCGGACTTAAGCTGACGGCGGAACTGCCTGCATTATTTAAAAAAGTCATCAAAGGGGAGAAACTGAAATGAGCAAACAGTACATAGGGCCTTCCATTCTGGAAGAACTCTGGGAATATATAAAAATGATTATTTTTGTAGTTGTTGTAGTTTTCATAGTCAACAATGTTCTTTTGATCAATGCTAAGATACCTTCAGAATCCATGGAGGACACGATCATGACTGGGGACCGTATCTTCGGTAACCGTCTGGCATACATAAATAAAGACCCGCAGCGCTTTGACATTGTTATTTTCAAATACCCGGATGATGAGACCCAGCTTTTTATTAAGCGTGTCATCGGTCTGCCGGGGGAGACTGTGGAGATCAGGGATGGAAAGGTGTATATTGACGGTTCGGAAACACCTTTGGACGACAGCTTTACGCCGGAGCCGCCTCAGGGAAACTGGGGACCGGAAGTTGTGCCGGAAGACAGTTATTTTATGCTGGGTGACAACAGAAACCGTTCCAAGGATTCCCGTTTTTGGACCAACACCTTTGTAAAGAAAGAAAAGATTCTGGGTAAGGCTGTTCTTCGTTATTTCCCGTCACCAAAGCTGATAAAATAAAGGCAAGGGTGAAAAAGCAGCAGAATACCAAGTGAGGAGGAAGGGAGATGGCGACCTGGAATTCCAGAGGCCTGCGCGGTTCCGCGCTGGAGGACTTCATAAATGAGACATGCGAACGCTACAGGGAAAAAAGTCTTGCCCTGATACAGAAAGTCCCCACCCCCATTACACCTGTCCGTATAGACAAGGAGAGCAGACATATCACCCTGGCGTATTTTGAAAAAAAAAGTACAGTGGACTATATCGGGGTGGTACAGGGAATTCCCGTCTGCTTTGATGCAAAAGAGTGTAATACGGATAATTTTCCCCTGCAGAATATCCATGCCCATCAGGTGGAATTTATGGGTGACTTTGAGCGGCAGCAGGGCATTGCGTTTTTGATACTTTTTTTTACACACAGGGATGAGCTTTATTATATGCCATACCGTGAAATGCACCGCTTCTGGATGAGAGGGCAGGAGGGCGGAAGGAAACATTTTAAGTACGAGGAACTGAATCCCGACTGCTTTTTGAAGAGAAACAAAAATTTCCTGGTGCCCTTTTTGGAAGGGGTTGCCTGGGACCTGGAAAGCAGAGAAGCATAAAAGAGTTGTGCTTTTTCACTTAATAGTGTATACTATACTAAAAGTATGTGTCCGTGAAGAAAGAAATTGAAGTATACAGGTAAAACAGCCGTATCCGTCTTTAATGGCAGATTGGGCTGTTTTTCTAATTCATGACCATAGAAAGCCGGCAGTGTATGCTTTCTATGGTTGAATGATTTAGGGACAGCATGAAGAAAGAGGTATAATTTGAAAAAAACAACTAAGAAACAAAACGAACGGGTGAAAATCATCCCCCTGGGAGGACTTGACAAAATTGGAATGAATATCACAGCCATTGAGTATAATGACACGATCCTTGTGATTGACTGCGGGATCTCTTTTCCTGACGATGAAATGCTGGGAATTGACAAGGTGATCCCTGATGTGACATATCTGATTGAAAACAAAGAGAAGGTGAAAGGGTTTGTGATCACCCACGGCCATGAAGACCACATCGGCGCACTGCCTTATATCCTGCCGCAGATCAATGTGCCGGTCTATGCCACAAGGCTTACCATGGGGCTTATTGAACATAAGCTGGAGGAAGCGAAACTGATGAAGAAGACAAAGCGCAGAGTGGTGAAACAGGGCGGCCAGATTAATCTTGGAGAGATGCGTGTGGAATTTATAAAGACGAACCACAGTATAGCAGGCGCCTCCGCTCTGGCAATCTATACACCTGCGGGTATCA includes the following:
- a CDS encoding Holliday junction resolvase RecU, with product MATWNSRGLRGSALEDFINETCERYREKSLALIQKVPTPITPVRIDKESRHITLAYFEKKSTVDYIGVVQGIPVCFDAKECNTDNFPLQNIHAHQVEFMGDFERQQGIAFLILFFTHRDELYYMPYREMHRFWMRGQEGGRKHFKYEELNPDCFLKRNKNFLVPFLEGVAWDLESREA
- the lepB gene encoding signal peptidase I produces the protein MSKQYIGPSILEELWEYIKMIIFVVVVVFIVNNVLLINAKIPSESMEDTIMTGDRIFGNRLAYINKDPQRFDIVIFKYPDDETQLFIKRVIGLPGETVEIRDGKVYIDGSETPLDDSFTPEPPQGNWGPEVVPEDSYFMLGDNRNRSKDSRFWTNTFVKKEKILGKAVLRYFPSPKLIK